DNA sequence from the Hyalangium minutum genome:
CGTGGAGCAGCCGGCGGACCAGATGCGCAGCCGCTTGAGGGCGCCGTTGCGCTGCTGGAGCGCGGGCAGCAGCTCATCGGTGAAGGCCTGGAGCTGGCCGGGCTCGCGGAAGAAGTAGGTCTCATGGGTCGTCAGCGCCTCGACGGCGGCCTCCAGCTCCACGCGGCGCTGGGCGTCATAGCGCAGGTAGCGGTGGTAGCCGGCGAAGTCCCGCAAGCCCAGCGCCTCCAGCCGGGGCCACAGGCGCCGCTCCATGACGAACTTCATGTCCTCGCGCACGAGGATGCCGCAATGGGAGTAGACATGGTCGCGGAGGAGTCTGAACTCCTCTGCGCTCATCTCCGGCCGGCCTTCTTCGTCGAAGCGTGACCCCACCTGAGCCCCCATCTCTCATCGCCTCGAGAGGCGCTCCACCGCATCCGTGAGCGCCCGCCGTGCCAGCGCGTCCTGCTCCACCGCCAACGCCGATCGCACAGCCTCTAGACTGTCGCGTCCTCCCGAATCTCCCAGCACCCGAGCCGCCGTGGCGCGCACGTCCCAGCCGGGGTGCTGCAACAGCTCCACCGCCAGCGCCACACCCTCGGCCGACACCGCTCCGGCCTGGAGCGCGGCCTTCACCACCTCCGCGTCCGCGTGGCGCGTGGCCTCTCGGAGCACCTGCGGCCGCACGGAGCCAATGCGCCCCAGCGCGCGCACCGCCCGTCCCGCCAGCGCACCGTCTGGGTGGCTCACCAGCGCCTCGAGCTCGGGCATCCGGTCAGAGGCGCCACACTCGCCCAGCGCCTCCACGGCGGCGAGCTGCACGGCGATGTCCTCGTCCTGCAGCGCAGGCTTGAGCAGCGCGCCCGCGGAGGGATCTCCTACCCTCCCCACCGCCCGGGCCCCTGCCGCACGCACCGGCGCCGCCTCGTCCTGCAGCGCCGAGCGGGCCAGCTCCAGCCCCACCGCGGGATCCACGTCCATCGCGGCTCCCAGGGCCGCCGCGCGCAGCAGCGGATCCGAGGCCCGCGCCAGCTTGCGGAACGTCGGCAGCGCGGCAGTGCCTCCCGCGTGGGCGTACGCGGCCAGTGCGGCCGGAGAGGGCCGCTTCTCGACCACTTCCTCCAGCGCCGCGAGCACGGCCTCCCGGCAGCCACCGGAGAGAACCCCCAGCGCCCGGACCGCCGCGCCTGCCAGGGCCGGCTCTTCGAGCAACGCCACCAGAGGCGCCACCGCATCCGGCGACTGGGTCCGCCCCAGCGCCTTCACGGCCACGGCGCGAAGATCGTCCTCGGCCCACTCCAGCAGCGCGCTCAGCGCCGGGACATAGGACGGATCCACCATCTCCAGCATCGCCTGGGCGGCGGCTGCACGCGCGGGCAGGGACAGCTCCGCCATGCGCCCGAGCAGCTCACGCCCCGCCTCGGAGCCGAGCCGGGACAGCGTGCGAATCACTTCGCGCAGCAGCCGATCTTCCCGTGCCGCCTCCGCCACCGCGATGGCGAGCGAAGGCTCCCGCAGGGCCCCGGCCGCCACGAGCGCTCCGGCCCGAACAGGCATGTCCTCGTTCTCGAAGGCGCGGGTGACGAACTCCACGGCCTCGGGCACGCGCTTGAGGGCGGCACGCGTCTGGGCGTCAATCTCCGCGCGCAGGGTGCCGTCCGCCACGCTGGCCTGGCTGCCCAGGGCGCCCAGCGCGGCCTCGCGGATGGAGCGGACCTCCGAGCCCAGCCCCCGGCTGATGAGCTCCGTGGCGGCCACCTGGGGAATGAGCCCCATGACGCGGTAGGCGCTGCGGCGCAGCAGCGGATCACTCAGCAGGGGAACCACCACGGGCAGCGGCGGCGGCCACTGAAGCTGCGAGAGCGCCTCCAGCACGGCCAGCCGCAGCAGCGTCTCGGGCTCCTTGAGCAAGCCCTCCAGGGCGCGCGCCCCGGCATCCGAGCCCAGCCGCCCCAGCGCCTCCACGGCGGAGACGCGGACGTTGAGATCCGAGTCCGCCAGCGCGCCAATCAGCGCGCTCTCCGACGCGCGCCGCCCCAGCTGCCCGAGGATGTCCGCGGCGAACTTCCGCTGATCGGGATCCTCATGGGTCAGCAGCCGGATGAGCGGCGCCACCGACACATCCCCGAGCCCCACGAGGGCCTCGGCGGCGGCGTTGCGAGCCCCCGTCTCACCGCGCTCGCCCAGGACGGCGACGAGCCGCTGAGCCACCTGCGTGAGGGAGGGCAGCCGCCGCAGGGCCTCGGACGCAGCCCGGCGCACGCGCCAGCTCTCGTCGTGGAGGCCCTGAATGAGCGCATCGAGCGCGGTAGGGCTCGCGGGGTCCACCGCGAGCACCGCCTGGTAACGCTCCTCCTCGGGCTGGGGAGCGAGCACGTGGGTCACGCCTCGCCTCCCATCCGCTTCGCCTCCCGCTCCACCTCCGAGCGCAGCAGCACCTTGATGTCCAGCAGCAGCCGCGGGCGCTCCACCGTCCCGCACACGCCCACCACGAACGGCGTACGGCCCGGCGACAGCAGCGCCGGCGCAGGCTTGATCTCACTGCGGCGCACCCGCATGACCTCCGTGACCCGATCCACCCTGAGCGCCAACCTCCTCCGGCCTACCAGGCATACCAGCAACCGGGTCTTCTGGGAGGCCGGAGCCTCCACGGTGTTCAACCGCTGGCGCAGATCCACCACCGGCAGCAGGGCCCCGCGCAGGTGCAGCATGCCCTCGACGAACGAGGGCGCTCGCGGCACGGGGATGACACGCTGAGGTGGGAGGATCTCTTCCACGCGCATGATGTCGACAACGTACTCCTCACGGCCCACGGAGAAGCAGCACAGCTGCACGAGCGGGTCACGGGGCGCCGAGTCCTCGGGGCGGGGGCGGCGCGTGGTCAGGGTCACCGGCTCTCTCATGCGAGCGCCTGCTGAATGTCGAGGAGAATGTAGAGCTGCGAGTTGCGGCGGCCGATGCCCACCACACAGTCGCGCTCGCCGCCGAGCCCCTGCGGGGCCGGCTCCAGCATGGAGGGCTTGAGGCGGACCACGTCCCGGACCGAGTCCACCCACACACCCGCGGGGCCCTCCTCCGTATGGGCCACGAGGATGCGGGCCTGGCGCGGAGGCGGCGGCGCATCGGGGCCCGCCACCACGGAGGCCGTGTCGGTCAACCTCAGCCGCATCTTCAAGTCATACACGGGGATGACATCCCCCCGCAGGTTCATCACGCCCAGCAGCCCGGCCTCCGCTCGAGGAATCTCCGTCAACGGGGGCACCTTGCCGATCTCCCGGATGGAGGTGATGGGGACAGCGTAGCACTCGTCCTCCAGGACGAAGGCCAGGTACTCCTCGGGCGTCTCCTCGGGGATGAGGGGCTGAAGCTCGTCGCTGCCCGCAGCGAACTCCAACAGGCCCCCGACGTCCTCGTCCGGCCGGTAGAAGAAGTCATCGAGCAGTGCGGAGAAGCGCGACACGGGCAGAGAAGAATAGCAGCCCCGGGGCCCCTTGCGTCACGCCCAGCGACGCTCGGGCCCCATTCCATCTTCAAGCAGTGCCGCGACATCCAGAACGAGCACGGTTCTCCGGTTTCCCAGATCCGTCGCGCCTGAGATGCCTCGCACGGACTGGAGCCGGCCGCCCAGCGGCTTGGTGACGATGTCCTGCTGGCCGAAGAGCTCGTCCACGGCGATGCCCATGCGCTCCTGCGCCAAGCCCACCACCACCACGAAGTGGCGGCCGGTGTTGCGCTCGGGGAGCTTGAAGAGACGGGCCAGCCGGGTGAACGGCAGCGTCTGTCCGCGCAAGTCCAGCACCTCGCGCCGCTCCACGGTGCGGATGTCCTTGGGCTGCACGGAGAGGATCTCCAGCACGCTGTTGAGCGGCACCGCGTAGGTCCGCCCACTCACCCCCACCACCAGGGCGCGGATGATGGCCAGCGTAAGCGGGAGGGTGAGCTGGAAGGCCGTCCCCCGCCCGCGCTCGCTCCACACGTCGATGAGGCCCGACAGGTTGCTGATGTTGTTCTTCACCACGTCCAGGCCCACACCGCGGCCGGACAGCTCGGACACGTTGCGAGCGGTGGAGAAGCCCGGCAGGAAGATGAGGTTGAGCAGCTCCCGCCGGGTCATCTCGTGGGCCTGGGCCTCGGTGATGAGCCCCTTCTGAATGGCCACCTCGCGGACGCGCAGCTCGTCGATGCCGGAGCCGTCGTCGCTCACCTCGATGACGACGTGGTTGCCCTTCTGCTCGGCCCTCAGCGACACGGTGGCGCGGCGCGACTTGCCCGCGGCCACC
Encoded proteins:
- a CDS encoding chemotaxis protein CheW, which codes for MREPVTLTTRRPRPEDSAPRDPLVQLCCFSVGREEYVVDIMRVEEILPPQRVIPVPRAPSFVEGMLHLRGALLPVVDLRQRLNTVEAPASQKTRLLVCLVGRRRLALRVDRVTEVMRVRRSEIKPAPALLSPGRTPFVVGVCGTVERPRLLLDIKVLLRSEVEREAKRMGGEA
- a CDS encoding HEAT repeat domain-containing protein, whose translation is MTHVLAPQPEEERYQAVLAVDPASPTALDALIQGLHDESWRVRRAASEALRRLPSLTQVAQRLVAVLGERGETGARNAAAEALVGLGDVSVAPLIRLLTHEDPDQRKFAADILGQLGRRASESALIGALADSDLNVRVSAVEALGRLGSDAGARALEGLLKEPETLLRLAVLEALSQLQWPPPLPVVVPLLSDPLLRRSAYRVMGLIPQVAATELISRGLGSEVRSIREAALGALGSQASVADGTLRAEIDAQTRAALKRVPEAVEFVTRAFENEDMPVRAGALVAAGALREPSLAIAVAEAAREDRLLREVIRTLSRLGSEAGRELLGRMAELSLPARAAAAQAMLEMVDPSYVPALSALLEWAEDDLRAVAVKALGRTQSPDAVAPLVALLEEPALAGAAVRALGVLSGGCREAVLAALEEVVEKRPSPAALAAYAHAGGTAALPTFRKLARASDPLLRAAALGAAMDVDPAVGLELARSALQDEAAPVRAAGARAVGRVGDPSAGALLKPALQDEDIAVQLAAVEALGECGASDRMPELEALVSHPDGALAGRAVRALGRIGSVRPQVLREATRHADAEVVKAALQAGAVSAEGVALAVELLQHPGWDVRATAARVLGDSGGRDSLEAVRSALAVEQDALARRALTDAVERLSRR
- a CDS encoding chemotaxis protein CheW; translated protein: MSRFSALLDDFFYRPDEDVGGLLEFAAGSDELQPLIPEETPEEYLAFVLEDECYAVPITSIREIGKVPPLTEIPRAEAGLLGVMNLRGDVIPVYDLKMRLRLTDTASVVAGPDAPPPPRQARILVAHTEEGPAGVWVDSVRDVVRLKPSMLEPAPQGLGGERDCVVGIGRRNSQLYILLDIQQALA